A genomic window from Streptomyces sp. MST-110588 includes:
- a CDS encoding ferritin-like fold-containing protein, with protein METPDNAAHTAADAREHTGIAAQNWSQASADPQYRAAVIDLLGALAYGELSAFERLAEDAKLAPTMDDKAELAKMASAEFHHFERLRDRLSGIEAEPNEAMEPFAAALDEFHRQTAPSDWLEGLVKAYVGDSIASDFYREVAVRLDSDTRDLVLGVLDDTGHASFAVEKVRAAIEAEPRVGGRLALWARRLMGEALSQAQRVVAERDSLSTMLVGGVADGFDLAEVGRMFSRITEAHTKRMAALGLAA; from the coding sequence ATGGAGACGCCTGACAACGCCGCTCACACCGCCGCCGACGCACGGGAACACACCGGGATCGCCGCCCAGAACTGGTCGCAGGCATCCGCCGACCCGCAGTACAGGGCCGCGGTCATCGACCTGCTCGGCGCCCTCGCCTACGGCGAGCTGTCCGCCTTCGAGCGCCTCGCGGAGGACGCGAAGCTGGCGCCGACCATGGACGACAAGGCAGAACTGGCCAAGATGGCGTCGGCCGAATTCCATCATTTCGAGCGGCTGCGGGACCGGCTCTCCGGCATCGAGGCGGAGCCGAACGAGGCCATGGAGCCCTTCGCGGCGGCACTGGACGAGTTCCACCGCCAGACCGCGCCGTCGGACTGGCTGGAGGGCCTGGTCAAGGCGTACGTCGGCGACTCGATCGCCAGTGACTTCTACCGGGAGGTCGCCGTCCGGCTGGACTCCGACACCCGCGACCTGGTCCTCGGTGTGCTCGACGACACCGGCCACGCGTCCTTCGCGGTGGAGAAGGTACGGGCCGCCATCGAGGCCGAGCCGCGGGTCGGCGGGCGGCTGGCGCTGTGGGCGCGGCGGCTGATGGGCGAGGCGCTCTCCCAGGCCCAGCGGGTGGTCGCCGAACGCGACTCGCTGTCCACGATGCTGGTGGGCGGCGTGGCCGACGGCTTCGACCTGGCCGAGGTGGGACGGATGTTCTCGCGGATCACCGAGGCCCACACCAAGCGGATGGCCGCGCTCGGACTGGCGGCCTGA
- a CDS encoding DEAD/DEAH box helicase: MTLPVALSGSDVIGQAKTGTGKTLGFGLPLLERVTVPADVEAGRAAAGELTEAPQALVVVPTRELCQQVTNDLLTAGKVRNVRVLSIYGGRAYEPQVEALKKGVDVVVGTPGRLLDLAGQRKLNLSHVKALVLDEADEMLDLGFLPDVERIINMLPAKRQTMLFSATMPGAVIGLARRYMSQPTHIRATSPDDEGATVANITQHVFRAHSLDKPEMVARILQADGRGLAMIFCRTKRTAADIADQLSRRGFASGAVHGDLGQGAREQALRAFRNGKVDVLVCTDVAARGIDVEGVTHVINYQSPEDEKTYLHRIGRTGRAGAKGTAVTLVDWDDIPRWQLINKALDLPFSDPEETYSTSGHLYELLNIPQGTTGVLPRAERTRAGLAAEEIEDLGETGGRGRGPRRQAAAPVEERPAHTRTPRRRRRTRGGAPVDGQAAAQQTSVTGAQAGARAAESVDTAGGSGPAVGTGGGTGTDAAAEPRQPRRRRRTRGGSHGTGAGSRNAASTATAGTSSSVPAVEAPAAEPVTAEAAVAASTSAVDTSPVDASAVAVDASAGAGEAPAKPRRTRKTAAAKAAEAAEAATDVAEGIQPTTDEAPAAKPRRTRKTAAAKATEGAETAEATTDEAPATKPRRTRKTAAAKVTEGAETTEATADEAPAKPRRTRKTAAAKAAEAAEAATDVAEGIQPTTDEAPAAKPRRTRKTAAAKATETAEATTDEAPATKPRRTRKTAAAKATEGAGTAEATTEEAPATKPRRTRKTAAAKATEGTDAADAAVDTAEGAQDAPAKPRRTRKATATSTAAPAKAAKTTKSAKTTASAKTAKSAKAAKATEAGTAAEGTAPQVGEGDGEAKPVRRRRTRATAATAPEVTPEG, from the coding sequence ATGACGCTCCCGGTGGCCCTCTCCGGCTCCGACGTCATCGGCCAGGCCAAGACCGGCACCGGCAAGACCCTGGGCTTCGGGCTCCCCCTGCTGGAGCGCGTCACCGTCCCCGCGGACGTCGAGGCGGGCCGCGCCGCGGCCGGGGAGCTGACCGAGGCGCCGCAGGCCCTCGTGGTCGTCCCCACCCGCGAGCTGTGCCAGCAGGTCACCAACGACCTGCTGACCGCCGGCAAGGTCCGTAACGTCCGGGTGCTGTCGATCTACGGCGGCCGTGCGTACGAGCCGCAGGTCGAGGCGCTGAAGAAGGGCGTCGACGTCGTCGTCGGCACCCCCGGCCGCCTGCTCGACCTGGCCGGCCAGCGCAAGCTGAACCTCTCCCACGTCAAGGCCCTCGTCCTGGACGAGGCCGACGAGATGCTGGACCTGGGCTTCCTGCCCGACGTCGAGCGGATCATCAACATGCTGCCGGCCAAGCGCCAGACGATGCTGTTCTCGGCCACGATGCCGGGCGCGGTCATCGGCCTGGCCCGCCGGTACATGTCGCAGCCCACGCACATCCGCGCCACCTCGCCGGACGACGAGGGCGCGACCGTCGCCAACATCACCCAGCACGTCTTCCGCGCGCACTCCCTGGACAAGCCGGAGATGGTCGCCCGCATCCTCCAGGCCGACGGCCGCGGACTGGCGATGATCTTCTGCCGCACCAAGCGCACCGCCGCCGACATCGCCGACCAGCTCTCCCGGCGCGGCTTCGCCTCCGGCGCGGTCCACGGCGACCTGGGCCAGGGCGCCCGCGAGCAGGCGCTGCGTGCCTTCCGCAACGGCAAGGTGGACGTACTGGTCTGCACCGACGTCGCCGCCCGCGGCATCGACGTCGAGGGTGTGACGCACGTCATCAACTACCAGTCGCCGGAAGACGAGAAGACCTATCTGCACCGCATCGGCCGTACGGGCCGCGCGGGCGCCAAGGGCACCGCCGTCACGCTCGTCGACTGGGACGACATCCCGCGCTGGCAGCTCATCAACAAGGCGCTGGACCTGCCGTTCAGCGACCCGGAGGAGACCTACTCCACCTCCGGTCACCTCTACGAGCTCCTCAACATCCCCCAGGGCACGACCGGCGTCCTGCCGCGCGCCGAGCGCACCCGGGCCGGGCTGGCCGCCGAGGAGATCGAGGACCTGGGCGAGACCGGCGGCCGGGGCCGCGGACCGCGCAGGCAGGCCGCCGCGCCCGTCGAGGAGCGCCCGGCGCACACCCGCACGCCGCGCCGTCGCCGCCGTACGCGGGGCGGGGCGCCGGTGGACGGCCAGGCCGCCGCACAGCAGACTTCCGTGACCGGGGCCCAGGCGGGTGCCAGGGCCGCCGAGTCCGTGGACACGGCGGGGGGCAGCGGCCCGGCCGTCGGTACGGGCGGGGGTACGGGTACGGACGCTGCCGCCGAACCGCGCCAGCCGCGCCGTCGCCGCCGGACCCGTGGCGGCTCCCACGGCACCGGCGCGGGCTCCCGGAACGCGGCGTCCACGGCCACGGCCGGGACGTCCTCCTCCGTACCCGCCGTCGAAGCGCCGGCCGCGGAGCCGGTGACCGCCGAGGCCGCCGTCGCCGCGAGCACGTCCGCCGTCGACACCTCCCCCGTCGACGCGTCCGCTGTCGCTGTTGACGCGTCCGCCGGGGCCGGCGAGGCACCGGCCAAGCCGCGCCGTACGCGCAAGACGGCTGCCGCCAAGGCCGCCGAGGCAGCGGAAGCCGCCACCGACGTCGCCGAGGGCATCCAGCCCACCACCGACGAAGCACCGGCCGCCAAGCCCCGCCGGACACGCAAGACCGCAGCGGCCAAGGCCACCGAGGGTGCCGAGACCGCCGAGGCGACCACGGACGAGGCACCGGCCACCAAGCCGCGCCGCACCCGTAAGACCGCGGCGGCCAAGGTCACCGAGGGTGCCGAGACCACCGAGGCAACCGCGGACGAGGCCCCGGCCAAGCCGCGCCGCACGCGCAAGACGGCTGCCGCCAAGGCCGCCGAGGCAGCGGAAGCCGCCACCGACGTCGCCGAGGGCATCCAGCCCACCACCGACGAAGCACCGGCCGCCAAGCCCCGCCGGACACGCAAGACCGCAGCGGCCAAGGCCACCGAGACCGCCGAGGCGACCACGGACGAGGCACCGGCCACCAAGCCGCGCCGCACCCGTAAGACCGCAGCGGCCAAGGCCACCGAGGGTGCCGGGACCGCCGAGGCGACCACGGAAGAGGCACCGGCCACCAAGCCGCGCCGCACGCGCAAGACCGCCGCCGCCAAGGCCACCGAGGGTACTGACGCGGCGGACGCGGCCGTGGACACCGCCGAGGGCGCACAGGACGCTCCCGCCAAGCCGCGCCGTACGCGTAAGGCCACCGCCACGTCGACCGCCGCACCGGCCAAGGCCGCCAAGACCACCAAGTCGGCCAAGACCACCGCATCGGCGAAGACCGCCAAGTCGGCCAAGGCAGCCAAGGCGACCGAGGCCGGGACCGCGGCCGAGGGCACGGCTCCGCAGGTGGGCGAGGGTGACGGCGAGGCCAAGCCCGTGCGTCGCCGGCGTACCCGCGCCACGGCCGCCACCGCCCCCGAGGTCACGCCGGAAGGCTGA
- a CDS encoding alpha/beta fold hydrolase: protein MSRPPTLTLPPCARAYRLRTARGEFAIHDARPERPPLGTALLVPGFTGSKEDFIGLLEPLAAAGFRTVAVDGRGQHETPGPREESAYTQDELARDVLAQARAIGGSGPVHLLGHSLGGLLVRAAVLLDPAPFRSLTVLSSGPAAIVSAQQDRVRALIDALGRVDMQTVWDAMRRLDPPEAADATTPPDVAEFLHRRWMNTVPEQLVAGGRQMIGEPDRVAELAAVPLPKHVISGAFDYAWPVPQMDEMAERLSARRTVVPGTEHSPNADRPAETAAALAAFWHEVG from the coding sequence ATGAGCAGGCCGCCCACTCTCACTCTGCCCCCGTGCGCCCGCGCGTACCGACTCCGCACCGCGCGCGGCGAGTTCGCCATCCACGACGCGCGCCCCGAGCGCCCCCCGCTCGGCACCGCGCTGCTCGTGCCGGGTTTCACCGGCAGCAAGGAGGACTTCATCGGCCTCCTGGAACCGCTGGCCGCCGCCGGATTCCGTACGGTCGCGGTGGACGGCCGCGGGCAGCACGAGACGCCCGGGCCGCGCGAGGAGTCCGCCTACACCCAGGACGAGCTGGCGCGGGACGTGCTGGCACAGGCCCGGGCGATCGGCGGGTCCGGTCCGGTGCATCTGCTCGGGCACTCGCTCGGCGGTCTGCTGGTGCGCGCCGCCGTGCTCCTGGATCCGGCGCCCTTCCGTTCGCTGACGGTCCTCAGCTCCGGCCCCGCCGCCATCGTCAGCGCGCAGCAGGACCGCGTACGGGCGCTCATCGACGCGCTCGGCCGGGTGGACATGCAGACGGTGTGGGACGCCATGCGGCGGCTCGACCCGCCGGAGGCCGCGGACGCCACCACCCCGCCGGACGTCGCGGAGTTCCTGCACCGCCGCTGGATGAACACCGTGCCCGAGCAACTGGTCGCCGGCGGGCGGCAGATGATCGGGGAGCCGGACCGGGTCGCGGAGCTGGCCGCCGTACCGCTGCCCAAGCATGTGATCTCCGGGGCGTTCGACTACGCCTGGCCGGTGCCGCAGATGGACGAGATGGCCGAGCGGCTGTCCGCCCGCCGGACCGTCGTCCCGGGCACCGAGCACTCCCCCAACGCGGACCGCCCGGCCGAGACGGCGGCGGCCCTTGCGGCCTTCTGGCACGAGGTCGGCTAG
- a CDS encoding GNAT family N-acetyltransferase yields MNNTTDGIRIRPGSPADAPVILDMLDSAVAWMNARGNTEQWGTVPFSQKPDGAARVERYTTENTPYIAELDGTPAGALVLDSGPSPQMPIAVAGEPERYVRLLVSHRRYAGRGIGAALLAHAAEETRRAGVELLRVDCWAGGGGELVAFYERNGFAPTDRFLVETWPGQVLARRIGVG; encoded by the coding sequence GTGAACAACACCACAGACGGCATACGGATCAGACCGGGCAGCCCGGCCGACGCACCGGTCATTTTGGACATGCTCGACTCCGCGGTGGCCTGGATGAACGCCCGTGGCAACACCGAGCAGTGGGGCACCGTCCCGTTCTCGCAAAAGCCCGACGGGGCGGCGCGGGTCGAGCGCTACACGACCGAGAACACCCCCTACATCGCGGAGCTGGACGGAACACCGGCCGGAGCGCTGGTGCTGGACTCCGGGCCCAGCCCGCAGATGCCGATCGCGGTGGCCGGGGAACCCGAGCGGTACGTCCGGCTGCTGGTCTCCCACCGGCGGTACGCCGGCCGGGGCATCGGGGCGGCGCTGCTGGCCCATGCCGCCGAGGAGACCCGGCGGGCCGGGGTGGAACTGCTGCGGGTGGACTGCTGGGCGGGCGGCGGAGGCGAACTGGTCGCGTTCTACGAGCGCAACGGTTTCGCCCCCACCGACCGCTTCCTGGTCGAGACCTGGCCGGGACAGGTGCTGGCCCGGCGGATCGGCGTCGGCTGA
- a CDS encoding NYN domain-containing protein, with protein MNDVQPTGLTDLAAVVAGIERTNELLTRVLAEVATTPSTHAAFVDAGYVYAAAGRLVAGTEDRRAFELDAEGLIEAFIDKARTLFPDSRLLRVYWYDGARRRIHTAEQQRVAELPDVKVRLGNLNANNQQKGVDSLIRSDLESLARHRAISDAVLIGGDEDLVSAVEAAQGYGARVHLWGIEALGGRNQAEPLLWEVDSQRTFDLEFCKPYVSRRAAFDAVDPAAADGGPVPAREEVRFVGARVAAQWLAERGREWVADLLPGHPYLPGTVDQELLTAAEALLRHSLRGHADLRRALRDGFWEHVRAQY; from the coding sequence ATGAACGACGTCCAGCCCACGGGCCTCACCGACCTCGCCGCCGTAGTCGCCGGCATCGAACGGACCAACGAACTGCTCACCCGCGTGCTCGCCGAGGTCGCCACCACCCCTTCCACCCACGCGGCCTTCGTGGACGCGGGCTACGTCTACGCCGCGGCCGGCCGGCTGGTCGCCGGCACGGAGGACCGCCGGGCCTTCGAACTGGACGCCGAAGGGCTCATCGAGGCGTTCATCGACAAGGCGCGCACCCTCTTCCCGGACAGCAGACTGCTGCGCGTCTACTGGTACGACGGAGCCCGCCGGCGCATCCACACCGCCGAGCAGCAGCGCGTCGCCGAACTGCCCGACGTCAAGGTCAGACTCGGCAACCTCAACGCCAACAACCAGCAGAAGGGCGTCGACTCCCTGATCCGCTCGGACCTGGAGTCGCTGGCCCGGCACCGGGCGATCAGCGACGCCGTCCTCATCGGCGGGGACGAGGACCTGGTCTCGGCGGTGGAGGCCGCGCAGGGCTACGGCGCCCGGGTGCACCTGTGGGGCATCGAGGCGCTCGGTGGCCGCAACCAGGCCGAGCCGCTGCTGTGGGAGGTCGACAGCCAGCGCACGTTCGACCTGGAGTTCTGCAAGCCGTACGTGAGCCGGCGCGCCGCGTTCGACGCGGTGGACCCGGCCGCGGCCGACGGCGGACCGGTGCCCGCCCGCGAGGAGGTGCGCTTCGTCGGCGCCCGGGTCGCGGCCCAGTGGCTGGCCGAGCGCGGCCGGGAGTGGGTGGCCGACCTGCTGCCCGGTCACCCCTATCTGCCGGGCACCGTCGACCAGGAACTGCTGACGGCGGCGGAGGCCCTGCTGCGCCACTCGCTGCGCGGCCACGCCGACCTGCGCCGCGCGCTGCGCGACGGCTTCTGGGAACACGTACGGGCGCAGTACTGA
- a CDS encoding MarC family protein — MFDFAVFGSLFLTLFVIMDPPGITPIFLALTSGRAAKVQRKMAGQAALVAFCVIAVFGICGRQILDYLHISTPALMIAGGLLLLLVALDLLTGKSEEPTQTKDVNVALVPLGMPLLAGPGAIVSVILAVQHAHGLGDQLSVWTAIAAIHVVLWLVMRFSLVIIRVIKDGGVVLVTRLAGMMLSALAVQQIINGITQVVHAS; from the coding sequence GTGTTCGACTTCGCTGTCTTCGGCTCCCTCTTCCTCACGCTTTTCGTGATCATGGATCCCCCGGGGATCACCCCGATCTTCCTCGCGCTGACCTCCGGCCGCGCCGCCAAGGTGCAGCGCAAGATGGCCGGTCAGGCCGCCCTCGTCGCCTTCTGCGTCATCGCCGTCTTCGGCATCTGCGGCCGGCAGATCCTGGACTATCTGCACATCTCCACGCCGGCGCTGATGATCGCGGGCGGACTGCTGCTCCTGCTGGTCGCCCTGGACCTGCTGACCGGCAAGTCGGAGGAGCCGACGCAGACCAAGGACGTCAACGTGGCGCTGGTGCCGCTGGGCATGCCGCTGCTGGCGGGCCCCGGCGCGATCGTCTCGGTGATCCTGGCCGTGCAGCACGCGCACGGCCTCGGTGACCAGCTTTCGGTGTGGACGGCGATCGCCGCGATACACGTGGTGCTGTGGCTGGTGATGCGCTTCTCGCTGGTGATCATCCGGGTGATCAAGGACGGCGGAGTGGTGCTGGTGACGCGGCTGGCGGGCATGATGCTCTCCGCGCTGGCGGTGCAACAGATCATCAACGGGATCACCCAGGTCGTCCACGCGTCCTGA
- a CDS encoding PHP domain-containing protein — MRIDLHTHSTASDGTDTPAELVRNAAAQGLDVVALTDHDTVGGHAEAMAALPPGLTLVTGAELSCRLRPAVSGASGAASDATPAAGDDDGIGLHLLAYLFDPREPDLARERELVRDDRVPRAQAMVTKLRELGVPITWEQVARIAGDGAVGRPHIATALVDLGVVPTVSDAFTAQWLGNDGRAYVSKHELDPFDAIRLVKAAGGVTVLAHPLARKRGRCVPESALAELAAAGLDGVETDHMDHDGPARARLRALAADLDLLTTGSSDYHGSRKTCRLGEYTTDPEIYGEIVRRATGAFPVPGAGG; from the coding sequence GTGCGCATCGATCTGCACACCCACTCCACCGCGTCGGACGGTACGGACACCCCCGCCGAACTGGTCCGTAACGCCGCGGCCCAAGGGCTGGACGTGGTCGCGCTGACCGATCACGACACGGTCGGCGGCCACGCCGAGGCGATGGCCGCACTGCCGCCGGGGCTGACGCTGGTCACCGGCGCCGAACTGTCCTGCCGGCTGCGTCCGGCGGTGTCCGGGGCGAGCGGTGCGGCGAGCGACGCGACGCCCGCAGCGGGCGACGACGACGGAATCGGCCTCCACCTGCTGGCGTACCTGTTCGACCCGCGCGAGCCCGACCTCGCGCGCGAGCGGGAACTCGTACGGGACGACCGGGTGCCCCGTGCCCAGGCCATGGTCACCAAACTGCGCGAGCTGGGCGTGCCCATCACCTGGGAGCAGGTGGCGCGGATCGCGGGCGACGGCGCCGTCGGGCGACCGCACATCGCCACCGCCCTGGTCGACCTCGGCGTCGTACCGACCGTCTCGGACGCCTTCACCGCCCAGTGGCTCGGCAACGACGGCCGGGCGTACGTGAGCAAGCACGAGCTGGACCCCTTCGACGCCATCCGGCTGGTCAAGGCCGCCGGCGGGGTCACCGTCCTCGCGCACCCGCTGGCGCGCAAGCGCGGCCGGTGCGTGCCCGAGAGCGCGCTGGCCGAGCTGGCCGCCGCCGGACTCGACGGTGTCGAGACCGATCACATGGACCACGACGGGCCGGCCCGCGCCCGGCTGCGCGCGCTCGCCGCCGACCTGGACCTGCTGACCACCGGCTCCAGCGACTACCACGGCAGCCGCAAGACCTGCCGGCTCGGTGAATACACCACCGACCCGGAGATATACGGCGAGATCGTGCGCCGTGCCACCGGCGCCTTCCCCGTTCCCGGCGCGGGCGGCTGA
- a CDS encoding DUF6758 family protein — translation MRGEPSCPKCGGRVRAPGLFADSWQCGVHGTVHPLQPVVPPSVEALAVVANRARVPVWMPWPLPVGWLFTGVACAGDDRSGGRATAVACSGPGPLGGPGELLLVAEELGVGLGARYAGIDGPDPGPKMCVDRPPHTKVLAAGRPTPLWHVQGAPEDRAVFAGEARGLWLWAVVWPAESGLLMYDEMVLTDLRDAGAEVDLLPCGALSPRILS, via the coding sequence ATGAGGGGCGAACCCAGTTGCCCGAAGTGCGGTGGCCGGGTGCGGGCGCCCGGTCTCTTTGCCGACTCCTGGCAGTGCGGAGTGCACGGCACGGTGCACCCCCTGCAGCCGGTCGTCCCGCCGAGCGTCGAAGCGCTCGCCGTCGTCGCGAACCGCGCCCGGGTCCCTGTCTGGATGCCGTGGCCGCTGCCGGTCGGCTGGCTGTTCACGGGCGTGGCCTGCGCGGGCGACGACCGCAGCGGCGGCCGGGCCACGGCGGTGGCCTGCTCGGGCCCCGGCCCGCTCGGCGGCCCCGGGGAACTGCTGCTGGTCGCCGAGGAATTGGGGGTCGGCCTCGGCGCGCGCTACGCGGGGATCGACGGCCCCGACCCCGGCCCGAAGATGTGCGTGGACCGGCCGCCGCACACAAAAGTGCTGGCCGCCGGCCGCCCGACACCGCTGTGGCACGTCCAGGGCGCCCCCGAGGACCGCGCCGTCTTCGCGGGGGAGGCGCGTGGGCTGTGGCTGTGGGCGGTGGTGTGGCCGGCGGAGTCCGGGCTGCTGATGTACGACGAGATGGTGCTGACCGACCTGCGGGACGCGGGCGCCGAAGTGGATCTGCTGCCGTGCGGAGCGCTGTCACCGCGCATTCTGTCCTAG
- a CDS encoding magnesium and cobalt transport protein CorA, translating into MSMIRDLRAAVRPSRRREGSPYECEGGRRDAACVNSAIVDCGVYRDGRRVSDHVTPAQAMASTEAEGGFTWVGLHEPSEAEFAGIAREFGLHPLAVEDAVHAHQRPKLERYDDTLFTVFKTIHYVEHAELTATSEVVETGEVMCFTGRNFIVTVRHGGQGSLRALRHRLEDDPELLAKGPSAVLHAIADQVVDGYIAVAGAVQDDIDEVEIDVFSSGTNGKGAGGRGTAGKGPAKGGDAGRIYQLKREVLEFKRAVSPLLRPMQMLSERPMRLIDSDIQKYFRDVADHLARVNEQVLSFDDLLNSILQANLAQAAVAQNEDMRKITSWAAIFAVPTMIAGIYGMNFDYMPELKWKFGYPLVLLVTVVICFGIHRGFKRNGWL; encoded by the coding sequence ATGTCGATGATCCGTGACCTGCGTGCCGCCGTCCGTCCCTCCCGGCGGCGCGAGGGTTCCCCGTACGAGTGCGAGGGTGGCCGCCGCGACGCGGCCTGTGTGAACAGCGCCATCGTGGACTGCGGCGTCTACCGCGACGGCCGCCGCGTCAGCGACCACGTCACCCCGGCCCAGGCGATGGCCAGCACGGAGGCCGAGGGCGGCTTCACCTGGGTCGGGCTGCACGAGCCCTCCGAAGCCGAATTCGCCGGTATCGCACGGGAGTTCGGACTGCACCCACTGGCCGTGGAGGACGCGGTCCACGCCCACCAGCGCCCCAAGCTGGAGCGCTACGACGACACGCTCTTCACCGTCTTCAAGACGATCCACTACGTGGAGCACGCCGAGCTGACCGCCACCAGCGAGGTCGTGGAGACCGGCGAGGTGATGTGCTTCACCGGCCGGAACTTCATCGTGACCGTACGGCACGGCGGGCAGGGCTCGCTGCGCGCGCTGCGCCACCGCCTGGAGGACGACCCGGAGCTGCTGGCCAAGGGCCCCTCCGCGGTGCTGCACGCCATCGCCGACCAGGTCGTGGACGGCTACATCGCGGTCGCGGGCGCGGTCCAGGACGACATCGACGAGGTCGAGATCGACGTCTTCAGCTCGGGCACCAACGGCAAAGGGGCCGGCGGCCGGGGCACCGCCGGCAAGGGCCCGGCGAAGGGCGGCGACGCCGGGCGGATCTACCAACTCAAGCGCGAGGTGCTGGAGTTCAAGCGCGCGGTGTCACCGCTGCTGCGGCCCATGCAGATGCTCAGCGAGCGGCCGATGCGGCTGATCGACTCCGACATCCAGAAGTACTTCCGCGATGTCGCCGACCACCTGGCACGCGTCAACGAACAGGTGCTGTCCTTCGACGACCTGCTCAACTCCATCCTCCAGGCGAACCTGGCACAGGCGGCCGTCGCGCAGAACGAGGACATGCGCAAGATCACCTCCTGGGCGGCGATCTTCGCCGTACCGACGATGATCGCCGGGATCTACGGCATGAACTTCGACTACATGCCCGAACTGAAGTGGAAGTTCGGCTACCCGCTGGTCCTGCTGGTCACGGTCGTCATCTGCTTCGGCATCCACCGCGGCTTCAAGCGCAACGGCTGGCTCTGA
- a CDS encoding CBS domain-containing protein gives MAVVTPRVFVSHLSGVAVFDPNGDQVGRVRDLVAMLRVGGRPPRLLGLVVEVVSRRRIFLPMTRVTGVESGQVITTGVVNMRRFEQRASETLVLGELLDRRVRLVETGEEVTVLDVGISQLPARRDWEIDKVFVRKGKGGALRRKGETLTVEWSAVSGFSLEEHGQGAENLLATFEQLRPADLANVLHHLSAKRRGEVAAALDDDRLADVLEELPEDDQIEILGVLKEERAADVLEAMDPDDAADLLSELPEEEKERLLTLMQPEDAADVRRLMSYEERTAGGLMTTEPIVLRPDATVAYALARVRDPDLSPALAAQVYVCRPPDETPTGKYLGLVHFQRLLRDPPFTLVSSITDTDLPPLPPDTALPEVTRYLATYNMVAAPVVDESGSLLGAVTVDDVLDHLLPDDWRETEMHDAPAEGGGPGKDEDQGRDRERGQDQRRGRDRARGQGTEAVGDSREGARGR, from the coding sequence ATGGCGGTGGTCACTCCCCGGGTGTTCGTCTCCCATCTCTCCGGCGTGGCCGTCTTCGACCCCAACGGCGACCAGGTCGGCCGGGTCCGGGACCTGGTGGCGATGCTGCGGGTGGGAGGCCGCCCGCCCCGTCTGCTGGGGCTGGTCGTCGAGGTCGTCAGCAGGCGGCGCATCTTCCTGCCCATGACCCGGGTGACGGGTGTGGAGTCCGGCCAGGTGATCACCACGGGTGTGGTGAACATGCGCCGCTTCGAGCAGCGTGCCTCCGAGACGCTGGTCCTGGGCGAGCTGCTGGACCGCCGGGTGCGCCTGGTGGAGACCGGCGAGGAGGTCACCGTCCTGGACGTGGGGATCAGCCAGTTGCCCGCCCGCCGGGACTGGGAGATCGACAAGGTCTTCGTACGGAAGGGGAAGGGCGGGGCGCTGCGCCGCAAGGGAGAGACGCTGACCGTGGAGTGGTCGGCGGTGAGCGGGTTCTCGCTGGAGGAGCACGGGCAGGGCGCGGAGAACCTGCTGGCCACCTTCGAGCAGTTGCGCCCCGCCGACCTGGCGAACGTGCTCCACCACCTGTCCGCCAAGCGGCGCGGCGAGGTCGCCGCCGCCCTGGACGACGACCGCCTCGCGGATGTGCTGGAGGAGCTGCCGGAGGACGACCAGATCGAGATCCTGGGCGTGCTCAAGGAGGAGCGGGCGGCCGACGTCCTGGAGGCGATGGACCCGGACGACGCCGCCGACCTGCTCTCCGAACTCCCCGAGGAGGAGAAGGAGCGGCTGCTGACCCTGATGCAGCCGGAGGACGCGGCGGACGTACGGCGTCTGATGTCTTACGAGGAGCGGACCGCGGGCGGTCTGATGACCACCGAGCCGATCGTGCTGCGCCCGGACGCCACCGTCGCGTACGCGCTGGCACGGGTCCGCGACCCCGACCTCTCGCCGGCGCTGGCGGCCCAGGTGTACGTGTGCCGGCCGCCGGACGAGACGCCGACCGGGAAGTACCTGGGTCTGGTGCACTTCCAACGGCTGCTGCGCGACCCGCCGTTCACGCTCGTCAGCTCCATCACCGACACCGACCTGCCGCCGCTGCCGCCGGACACCGCGCTGCCCGAGGTGACCAGGTACCTGGCGACGTACAACATGGTCGCGGCGCCCGTGGTGGACGAGAGCGGCTCGCTGCTGGGTGCGGTGACGGTCGATGACGTACTGGACCACCTGCTGCCCGACGACTGGCGCGAGACGGAGATGCACGATGCGCCGGCGGAAGGCGGGGGCCCAGGCAAGGACGAGGACCAGGGCCGGGACCGGGAACGCGGTCAGGATCAGCGCCGGGGCCGGGACCGAGCTCGGGGTCAAGGTACGGAGGCGGTCGGCGACAGCAGGGAGGGTGCGCGTGGGCGCTGA